One Pseudomonas brassicacearum genomic region harbors:
- the rarD gene encoding EamA family transporter RarD yields MSKGIALSVSASALFAVMYYYTSLLSPLTGLEIFGWRMLLTMPCMTVFMLVAREWHLVTALIRRLVATPRLLIAATASSALMGAQLWLFMWAPLNGYSLDVSLGYFLLPLSMVLTGRIVYGERLSYLQKVAVFFATLGVFNELYQVGGFSWATLLVVLGYPLYFILRKRIKTDNLGGLWLDMTLMLPLALWFVQSGEQGFEVFNQYPWLSLLIPLLGVISVSALVCYIVASRLLPFSLFGLLSYVEPVLLLGVALLLGESIKATEWLTYIPIWMAVAVLVFEGFKHLMRQRRRG; encoded by the coding sequence GTGTCCAAAGGCATCGCTCTATCGGTCTCAGCCTCCGCGCTGTTCGCCGTCATGTATTACTACACCTCGCTGCTCTCACCGTTGACCGGCCTGGAGATCTTCGGCTGGCGCATGCTGCTGACGATGCCGTGCATGACCGTGTTCATGCTGGTTGCACGGGAGTGGCACCTGGTCACGGCGCTGATCCGGCGCCTGGTTGCCACGCCTCGCCTGTTGATCGCGGCGACAGCGTCCTCGGCACTGATGGGCGCCCAGTTGTGGCTGTTCATGTGGGCGCCACTCAACGGCTACAGCCTGGACGTGTCGCTGGGGTATTTCCTGCTGCCGCTGTCGATGGTCCTGACCGGTCGCATCGTCTATGGCGAACGCCTTTCTTACCTGCAAAAAGTCGCCGTGTTCTTCGCCACCCTTGGCGTGTTCAACGAGTTGTACCAGGTAGGTGGTTTTTCCTGGGCAACCTTGCTGGTGGTATTGGGCTACCCGCTCTACTTCATCCTGCGTAAACGCATCAAGACCGACAACCTGGGCGGGCTCTGGCTGGACATGACCCTGATGCTGCCACTGGCACTCTGGTTCGTGCAGAGCGGCGAACAGGGTTTCGAGGTGTTCAATCAATATCCGTGGCTGTCGCTGCTGATTCCGCTGCTCGGCGTGATCAGCGTTTCTGCGCTGGTGTGCTACATCGTCGCCAGTCGGCTGCTGCCGTTCAGCCTGTTCGGGTTGTTGAGCTATGTCGAACCGGTGCTATTGCTGGGCGTGGCGCTGCTGTTGGGCGAAAGCATCAAGGCCACTGAATGGCTGACCTACATCCCCATCTGGATGGCCGTGGCGGTGCTGGTGTTCGAGGGATTCAAGCACCTGATGCGGCAGCGGCGCCGGGGCTGA
- a CDS encoding aldo/keto reductase — translation MSYRTLGQSGLQVSTLTLGTMMFGEQTSTEDSLRIIDKAWDQGINFIDTADVYTNGRSEEIVGEAIASRRQEWVLATKVGFGPADGVPNRSGLSRKHLFNGIEASLTRLGTDYLDIYYLHREDHNTPLHVTVSAIGDLIRQGKIRYWGLSNYRGWRIAEVIRIADSLGIDRPVISQPLYNIVNRQAETEQITAAQNYGLGVVPFSPLARGVLSGKYAPDAAPDANSRAGRQDKRILETEWRVESLRIAQQILQYTQGRGVGIVEFAIAWVLNNRAVTSAIVGPRTEEQWDSYTKAQAVKITAEDEAFIDSLVTPGHASTPGFNDVGHFVPGRVPRTS, via the coding sequence ATGAGCTACCGCACGCTAGGCCAATCCGGGTTGCAAGTCTCGACCTTGACCCTGGGCACCATGATGTTCGGCGAACAGACCAGCACCGAGGACTCGCTGCGGATCATCGACAAGGCCTGGGACCAGGGCATCAACTTCATCGACACGGCGGACGTCTATACCAACGGTCGCTCCGAAGAGATCGTCGGCGAAGCGATTGCCAGTCGCCGCCAGGAATGGGTGCTGGCCACCAAGGTCGGTTTCGGCCCGGCGGACGGCGTGCCCAACCGCAGCGGCCTGAGCCGCAAGCACCTGTTCAACGGCATCGAGGCCAGCCTGACGCGCCTGGGCACCGATTACCTGGACATTTATTACCTGCACCGCGAAGACCACAACACGCCGCTGCATGTCACGGTGTCGGCCATTGGCGATTTGATTCGCCAAGGCAAGATCCGTTACTGGGGCCTGTCGAACTACCGTGGCTGGCGCATCGCCGAGGTGATTCGGATCGCCGACAGCCTGGGCATCGACCGACCGGTGATCAGCCAGCCGCTGTACAACATCGTCAACCGCCAGGCCGAAACCGAGCAGATCACCGCTGCGCAGAACTATGGCCTCGGCGTGGTGCCCTTCAGCCCCCTCGCCCGAGGGGTCCTCAGCGGAAAGTACGCGCCAGACGCGGCACCGGACGCCAACAGCCGTGCCGGCCGCCAGGACAAACGCATCCTGGAAACCGAATGGCGGGTCGAGTCCCTGCGCATTGCCCAGCAGATCCTGCAATACACCCAAGGCCGGGGCGTGGGCATCGTCGAATTCGCCATCGCCTGGGTGCTGAACAACCGCGCGGTGACCTCGGCCATCGTCGGGCCGCGCACCGAGGAACAGTGGGATTCCTACACCAAGGCGCAGGCGGTGAAAATCACAGCGGAGGATGAAGCCTTCATCGATTCGCTGGTGACACCGGGGCATGCCTCGACACCGGGGTTCAATGACGTGGGGCATTTCGTGCCGGGGCGAGTGCCGCGTACGTCATAA
- a CDS encoding MFS transporter has protein sequence MSQSAAAILATPDEKSTVYKRITLRLIPFIFICYLFNYLDRVNVGFAKLQMLDALKFSETVYGLGAGIFFIGYVLCGVPSNLALSKFGPRRWIALMMITWGTLSTCLLFVTTPTEFYTLRLFTGAAEAGFFPGVVLYLSQWFPTFRRGRIMALFMSAIPVSGLLGSPFSGWILNHFAAGQGGLAGWQWMFLLQGIPTVILGALAFFLLSDTFANATWLTDQERAVLSADHAEDLANKPQTTTDSLLAVFKNPAIWAFGLVYFCIQSGVYAINFWLPSIIKSLGFSDNLVIGWLSAIPYLLAAVFMLLVGRSADLHKERRWHLVVPMLMGAAGLLIAVNFATTPAIAIIGLSIATMGALTGLPMFWPVPTALLSAGAAAGGLALINSMGQMAGFLSPYLVGWVKDATGSTDAALYLLAGVIVCGSLLALRMTRTLRA, from the coding sequence ATGTCCCAGAGCGCAGCTGCAATCCTGGCTACCCCCGACGAAAAAAGTACCGTCTACAAACGCATTACCCTGCGTTTGATTCCGTTCATCTTCATCTGCTACCTGTTCAACTACCTCGACCGGGTCAACGTTGGCTTCGCCAAGTTGCAGATGCTCGACGCGTTGAAGTTCAGCGAAACCGTGTACGGCCTCGGCGCCGGGATCTTTTTCATCGGCTACGTGCTGTGCGGCGTACCCAGCAACCTGGCCCTGAGCAAATTCGGCCCGCGACGCTGGATCGCGCTGATGATGATCACCTGGGGCACGCTGTCGACCTGCCTGCTGTTCGTCACCACCCCCACCGAGTTCTACACCTTACGGCTGTTCACCGGCGCGGCTGAAGCCGGGTTCTTCCCTGGCGTGGTGCTGTACCTTTCGCAATGGTTCCCGACGTTCCGACGTGGCCGGATCATGGCGTTGTTCATGTCCGCCATTCCGGTGTCCGGTCTTTTGGGCAGCCCGTTCTCCGGCTGGATCCTCAACCACTTCGCCGCGGGCCAGGGCGGCCTGGCGGGTTGGCAGTGGATGTTCTTGCTGCAAGGCATCCCGACGGTGATCCTCGGGGCACTGGCGTTTTTCCTGCTCAGCGACACCTTCGCCAACGCCACGTGGCTGACCGACCAGGAACGCGCCGTGCTCAGCGCCGACCACGCCGAAGACCTGGCGAACAAACCGCAGACCACCACCGATTCGCTGCTGGCGGTGTTCAAGAACCCGGCGATCTGGGCCTTTGGCCTGGTGTACTTCTGTATCCAGAGCGGCGTGTACGCGATCAATTTCTGGTTGCCGTCGATCATCAAGAGCCTGGGTTTCAGCGATAACCTGGTCATCGGTTGGTTGAGTGCGATTCCCTATCTGCTGGCGGCGGTGTTCATGTTGCTGGTAGGCCGCTCGGCGGACCTGCACAAGGAGCGTCGCTGGCATCTGGTGGTGCCCATGCTGATGGGCGCGGCCGGGCTGCTGATCGCCGTCAACTTCGCGACCACCCCGGCCATTGCCATCATTGGCTTGTCCATCGCCACCATGGGCGCCCTCACCGGCCTGCCGATGTTCTGGCCGGTGCCCACCGCCCTGCTCAGCGCCGGCGCGGCCGCCGGTGGGCTCGCATTGATCAACTCCATGGGCCAGATGGCCGGCTTCCTGAGTCCGTACCTGGTGGGCTGGGTCAAGGACGCCACCGGCTCGACCGACGCGGCGTTGTACCTGCTAGCCGGCGTGATTGTCTGCGGCAGCCTGTTGGCGTTGCGCATGACCCGCACCCTGCGCGCCTGA
- a CDS encoding sugar diacid recognition domain-containing protein, whose amino-acid sequence MFELDHDLAQDIVDRAMAILPYNVNVMDNQGLILGSGERERVNTRHEGAQLVLANGRVVEIDERTALHLKGVQPGINLPLMLDQRLIGVLGITGEPEQLRTYAELVRMTAEMLVGQRNQQAEQQWRRQRCDDLLALLLGDAGDSPRLLDEARQMGLKPQLSRVPYLFELGLEHGPGQTVEALSAWLMSRYPDSWCLTSSKSSLLWCRPATASVENERLLAKLDGLGWNILRVAVGGQAEGLTGLRRCYRRVADLLAYGREVLPQSRLLDLSRYRLPVLLWRHRSDDGLDELLTPLRKVIAKDSNGQLLATLRSWCEHDGQNQACAEALGIHRNSLRYRMERIAELSGVDPLRLDGMLALYLGVQLLPQTESTPI is encoded by the coding sequence ATGTTCGAACTCGATCACGACTTGGCCCAGGACATCGTCGACCGGGCGATGGCGATCCTGCCGTATAACGTCAACGTCATGGACAACCAGGGCCTGATCCTCGGCAGCGGCGAACGCGAGCGGGTCAATACGCGTCACGAGGGGGCGCAGTTGGTCTTGGCCAATGGCCGGGTGGTGGAAATCGACGAGCGCACGGCGCTGCATCTCAAAGGCGTGCAGCCGGGGATCAACCTGCCGCTGATGCTCGACCAGCGATTGATTGGCGTACTGGGCATCACCGGTGAGCCAGAACAGTTGCGCACCTACGCCGAACTGGTGCGCATGACCGCCGAAATGCTGGTGGGCCAGCGTAACCAGCAGGCCGAGCAACAATGGCGCCGTCAGCGTTGCGATGACTTGCTGGCGTTGCTGCTGGGGGACGCCGGGGATTCGCCGCGTTTATTGGACGAAGCGCGACAGATGGGCCTCAAGCCGCAATTATCGCGGGTGCCCTATCTGTTCGAACTGGGCCTGGAGCACGGCCCCGGGCAGACCGTCGAGGCGCTGAGTGCCTGGCTGATGTCCCGTTACCCGGACAGCTGGTGCCTGACCTCGTCCAAATCTTCCTTGCTCTGGTGCCGACCGGCCACGGCCTCGGTGGAGAACGAGCGGCTATTGGCCAAGCTCGACGGGCTGGGCTGGAACATTTTGCGCGTGGCGGTGGGCGGCCAGGCCGAAGGGCTGACAGGCCTGCGTCGCTGCTACCGGCGGGTGGCGGACCTGCTGGCCTACGGACGCGAGGTGTTGCCGCAATCGCGGCTGCTGGACCTCAGCCGCTATCGCCTGCCGGTACTGCTCTGGCGCCACCGCAGCGACGATGGCCTGGACGAGTTGCTGACACCGTTGCGCAAGGTCATCGCCAAGGACAGCAACGGCCAGTTGCTCGCGACCCTGCGCAGCTGGTGTGAACACGATGGCCAGAACCAGGCCTGTGCCGAGGCCCTGGGCATCCACCGCAACAGCCTGCGCTACCGAATGGAGCGCATTGCCGAACTGAGCGGCGTGGACCCGTTGCGCCTGGACGGGATGCTGGCGTTGTACCTGGGGGTTCAGTTGTTGCCGCAGACCGAGAGCACACCGATATAA
- a CDS encoding glycerate kinase — MKIVIAPDSFKDSLSAQGVADAIAQGLSQVWPDAQLIKCPMADGGEGTVESVLAACNGEWRCIRVRGPLGAPVEARWGWLADSRTAIIEMAEASGLQLVPPGQRDACSSSTYGTGELIRAALDEGAGRVILAIGGSATNDAGAGAMQALGVVLLDEHGQPLPPGGLALANLSRIDLADLDPRLAQVSFEIAADVDNPLCGPHGASAVFGPQKGASAQQVQALDRALGHFAEHCAQALNKDVRDEPGSGAAGGLGFAAKAFLGAQFRTGVDVVAQLTGLADAVRGADLVITGEGRFDAQTLRGKTPFGVARIARERGVPVVVIAGTLGEGYQALYEHGIDAAFALASGPMTLQEACTDAPRLLSERAQDIARLWRAAHPRHGEVTGAARTQ; from the coding sequence ATGAAAATAGTCATCGCCCCCGACTCGTTCAAGGACAGCCTCAGCGCCCAGGGCGTTGCCGATGCCATTGCCCAAGGGCTATCCCAGGTCTGGCCGGATGCCCAGTTGATCAAGTGCCCGATGGCCGATGGCGGGGAAGGGACGGTGGAGTCGGTGCTGGCCGCCTGCAACGGTGAGTGGCGCTGCATTCGGGTCCGCGGCCCTCTGGGCGCGCCCGTCGAGGCGCGCTGGGGTTGGTTGGCCGACAGCCGCACCGCGATCATCGAGATGGCCGAAGCCAGCGGTCTGCAATTGGTGCCTCCCGGGCAACGCGATGCCTGTTCCAGCAGCACCTATGGCACCGGCGAGTTGATTCGCGCCGCCCTCGATGAAGGCGCCGGGCGGGTGATCCTGGCGATCGGCGGCAGTGCCACCAACGATGCCGGTGCCGGTGCGATGCAGGCCCTGGGCGTGGTCTTGCTGGATGAGCACGGCCAACCCCTCCCACCCGGCGGCCTGGCCCTGGCGAACCTGTCGCGCATTGACTTGGCCGACCTGGATCCGCGCCTGGCCCAGGTCAGTTTCGAGATCGCCGCCGATGTCGATAACCCGCTGTGCGGGCCCCATGGCGCGTCGGCGGTTTTCGGTCCGCAGAAGGGCGCCTCGGCCCAGCAGGTGCAGGCACTGGACCGGGCCCTGGGGCACTTCGCCGAACACTGCGCCCAAGCCTTGAACAAGGATGTCCGCGACGAGCCAGGCAGTGGCGCCGCCGGTGGCCTGGGGTTCGCGGCCAAGGCATTTCTGGGGGCACAGTTTCGTACCGGTGTGGACGTCGTCGCCCAATTGACCGGGCTGGCCGATGCGGTTCGTGGCGCCGACCTGGTGATCACCGGCGAAGGCCGTTTCGATGCCCAGACCCTGCGCGGCAAAACCCCCTTTGGCGTGGCCCGCATCGCCCGCGAGCGAGGCGTACCGGTGGTGGTCATCGCCGGCACGTTGGGGGAGGGCTACCAGGCGCTGTATGAACACGGCATCGACGCCGCCTTTGCCCTGGCCAGCGGGCCGATGACCTTGCAAGAGGCCTGTACCGATGCCCCGCGCCTGCTGAGCGAGCGAGCCCAGGACATTGCGCGGCTTTGGCGGGCGGCGCACCCTCGCCATGGGGAAGTGACAGGCGCGGCTAGGACGCAGTGA
- a CDS encoding pyridoxal phosphate-dependent aminotransferase, with amino-acid sequence MRFSALTQRITGDGAAAWQIHDRALALREQGMDVLLLSVGDPDFDTPRSIVDAAVASLRAGETHYSDVRGLYTLRASIARRHRQRCGQSVGAEHVTVLPGAQCAVYAVAQCLLNPGDEVIIAEPMYVTYEAVFGACGATVVPVAVRPENAFRVEPADVARLITPRTRAMLLNSPNNPSGASLPMSTWQGLARLCIEHDLWLISDEVYSDLLYEGEHISPASLPGMAERTATINSLSKSHAMTGWRIGWAIGPEPLAEHLANLSLCMLFGLPDFVQRAAQVALEQDLPEVAQMHEEYRQRRDLVCAMLDDCPGLKPVRPDGGMFVMVDVRQTGLDAQGFAERLLVGYGVSVLAGEAFGPSAAGHIRIGLVVDQVKLADACRRIASCAAESLQRR; translated from the coding sequence ATGCGCTTTTCAGCCTTGACCCAAAGGATTACCGGCGACGGTGCCGCTGCCTGGCAGATTCACGACCGGGCGCTGGCCCTGCGCGAGCAGGGCATGGATGTACTGCTGTTGTCAGTGGGCGATCCGGACTTCGACACGCCGCGCTCCATCGTTGACGCCGCCGTCGCCAGCCTGCGGGCCGGCGAGACTCATTATTCAGACGTCCGTGGCTTGTACACCTTGCGTGCCAGCATCGCCCGGCGTCATCGCCAGCGCTGCGGCCAGTCGGTGGGTGCCGAGCATGTGACCGTGCTGCCGGGGGCGCAGTGCGCGGTGTATGCGGTCGCGCAATGCCTGCTCAATCCCGGGGATGAAGTCATCATCGCCGAGCCGATGTATGTCACCTATGAAGCGGTGTTCGGCGCCTGCGGGGCGACAGTGGTGCCAGTGGCGGTGCGCCCGGAAAACGCTTTTCGGGTCGAACCGGCCGATGTGGCTCGACTGATTACCCCGCGGACCCGTGCGATGCTACTCAACAGCCCGAACAACCCGTCTGGCGCGAGCCTGCCGATGTCGACCTGGCAAGGCTTGGCGCGGCTGTGCATTGAACATGACTTGTGGCTGATCAGTGACGAGGTCTACAGCGATCTGCTGTACGAAGGCGAGCACATCAGCCCAGCCAGCCTGCCGGGCATGGCCGAGCGCACAGCGACGATCAACAGCTTGTCCAAGTCCCACGCCATGACCGGTTGGCGCATTGGTTGGGCCATCGGGCCTGAACCCTTGGCCGAACATCTGGCGAACCTGTCGTTGTGCATGCTGTTCGGCCTGCCGGACTTCGTGCAGCGCGCCGCCCAGGTGGCGCTGGAGCAGGATTTGCCTGAGGTGGCGCAGATGCACGAGGAATATCGCCAGCGCCGGGACCTGGTCTGCGCCATGCTCGATGACTGCCCGGGCCTCAAGCCGGTGCGGCCCGACGGTGGCATGTTCGTGATGGTCGACGTGCGCCAGACCGGCCTCGACGCCCAGGGGTTTGCCGAGCGACTGCTGGTCGGCTACGGCGTGTCGGTGCTGGCCGGCGAGGCATTCGGGCCCAGTGCGGCGGGGCATATCCGGATTGGATTGGTGGTCGATCAGGTGAAGCTGGCGGATGCATGCAGGCGGATTGCCTCGTGTGCCGCTGAGTCCTTACAACGGCGCTGA
- a CDS encoding autotransporter outer membrane beta-barrel domain-containing protein, which yields MLVNTSAQADLVGNGEVRDVAPGTPSDRYEVITGSTLNVNGANIMDVISRSSTINVRPGSTTQQIWASEGSRVNLDGATVTATGTGGIAGVRLEASEATINNSTVTNANGIGLHLLQSLGVGSSATVSNSVIKGSEGGAFASALSTLDIRNSHIEGTGANSYGVRLFSADATFTDSTIIGGLNGLDLRGNRPLPREGNVLLDGTTVEGKTGAAIRVVPAGAASTVFNINLTNGSNLIAGNGNLLEVVGGATANMDVSNSGGVVLKGNIDVSENSTVNLSFDQGRMEGDFIVESGSTGTLRLANGSFFKGNLTNVSGVTINSASDWEMAGDNTVGALAMDGGRVVFGGAGEFYQLNVGTLTGDGTFKMDVDWATNEHDVLNVTGVASGAHELQVNGSGVDPASPQALTLVHTAAGDATFGLVGDQVDVGTYSYKLVSAANGSGGTDWFLDPETATISPGTRTVMALFNTAPTVWLGELTSLRSRMGELRFNAGKTGAWGRTYGNKYNVDAASGTGYKQTQQGFSLGADAPLPVGDGQWLIGAMAGHSNSDLDLSRGSSGTVKSYYVGAYTTWLDADTGYYFDGVLKLNRFHNEAKVSMSDSRRAKGSYNTTGLGGSAEFGRHIKLDNNYFIEPYTQFSTVVIQGQDYGLDNGMQAEGDRTYSFLGKVGMTGGRNFTLDDGTVLQPYVRLAMAHEFAKNNEVKVNNNVFNNDLSGSRGELGAGIAAQLSERLQLHADFDYANGKNIEMPFGANVGLRYSW from the coding sequence ATGTTGGTCAACACATCGGCGCAGGCCGACTTGGTAGGAAATGGCGAAGTCAGGGATGTTGCCCCAGGTACCCCGAGTGATCGCTACGAAGTTATCACCGGTTCCACGCTCAATGTGAATGGCGCCAATATCATGGATGTCATTTCAAGAAGCTCCACAATCAATGTCCGCCCGGGTAGTACGACCCAGCAGATATGGGCAAGTGAAGGTTCGCGAGTGAATCTTGATGGTGCCACGGTGACGGCCACGGGTACCGGAGGCATCGCTGGGGTGCGACTGGAAGCCAGTGAAGCAACGATCAACAACAGCACCGTGACCAATGCCAACGGGATTGGCCTCCACTTGTTGCAAAGCCTCGGAGTGGGATCGTCGGCGACGGTATCCAACAGCGTTATCAAAGGATCGGAAGGCGGCGCCTTCGCTTCGGCGTTGAGCACCTTGGATATCCGCAACTCGCATATCGAAGGTACGGGCGCCAATAGCTACGGCGTCAGGTTGTTCAGTGCCGACGCGACATTCACCGACAGCACGATTATCGGCGGCCTGAATGGACTCGATCTGCGGGGCAATCGGCCACTTCCCCGCGAAGGCAACGTGTTGCTCGATGGCACGACCGTCGAAGGAAAAACCGGTGCCGCCATCCGTGTCGTGCCTGCCGGCGCCGCCTCCACGGTATTCAATATCAATCTGACCAATGGCTCGAATCTCATCGCAGGCAATGGCAATTTGCTTGAAGTTGTCGGCGGCGCCACGGCGAACATGGATGTGAGCAACAGTGGCGGTGTCGTGCTGAAAGGCAATATTGATGTCTCCGAAAACAGCACTGTCAATCTGAGTTTCGATCAGGGCCGTATGGAAGGTGATTTCATTGTCGAGTCCGGAAGTACCGGCACCCTGAGGCTCGCCAACGGTTCGTTCTTCAAAGGTAATCTGACCAACGTTTCCGGCGTGACGATCAACAGCGCTTCCGACTGGGAAATGGCTGGCGACAATACGGTTGGCGCCTTGGCCATGGACGGGGGAAGGGTGGTCTTCGGCGGTGCTGGTGAGTTCTATCAGTTGAATGTGGGCACCCTGACGGGCGATGGAACCTTCAAGATGGATGTCGACTGGGCCACCAATGAACACGATGTGCTCAATGTCACCGGCGTTGCCAGCGGGGCTCACGAGTTGCAGGTGAACGGTTCCGGCGTCGATCCGGCGTCTCCACAAGCGCTGACCCTGGTGCACACGGCGGCGGGCGACGCTACCTTTGGCCTGGTCGGTGATCAAGTGGATGTCGGGACCTACTCGTATAAATTGGTTTCCGCCGCGAATGGTTCAGGGGGAACTGATTGGTTCCTCGACCCTGAGACGGCGACGATCAGTCCCGGTACCCGTACGGTCATGGCCCTGTTCAATACCGCTCCAACAGTCTGGCTGGGTGAGCTGACCAGCCTGCGCAGCCGCATGGGTGAGTTGCGTTTCAACGCAGGCAAAACGGGTGCGTGGGGCCGTACCTATGGCAACAAGTACAATGTGGATGCGGCTTCCGGTACCGGCTACAAGCAGACTCAGCAAGGCTTCTCCCTCGGTGCCGACGCGCCGCTGCCCGTGGGCGATGGACAATGGCTCATTGGCGCGATGGCGGGTCACAGCAACTCTGACCTGGATTTGAGCCGCGGCAGTTCAGGCACCGTGAAAAGTTACTATGTGGGGGCTTATACGACGTGGTTGGACGCGGACACGGGCTACTACTTCGACGGTGTGCTCAAGCTGAACCGTTTTCATAATGAGGCGAAAGTCTCAATGAGTGACAGCCGCCGTGCCAAGGGTTCCTACAACACCACGGGCCTGGGCGGCTCGGCGGAGTTCGGACGGCATATCAAGCTGGACAACAACTACTTCATTGAACCCTATACCCAGTTCTCCACGGTGGTGATCCAGGGTCAGGATTATGGTTTGGATAATGGTATGCAGGCCGAAGGCGACCGCACCTATTCTTTCCTCGGCAAGGTCGGCATGACCGGCGGGCGTAATTTTACGCTGGACGACGGCACGGTGCTGCAGCCTTATGTCCGGCTGGCGATGGCCCATGAGTTCGCCAAAAACAACGAGGTGAAAGTCAATAACAACGTATTCAATAACGACCTTTCGGGTTCGCGCGGTGAACTCGGAGCGGGTATAGCCGCGCAGCTCAGCGAGCGTTTGCAACTGCATGCCGATTTCGACTATGCCAATGGCAAGAATATCGAAATGCCGTTCGGCGCGAACGTGGGGCTACGCTACAGCTGGTAA